A stretch of Cynocephalus volans isolate mCynVol1 chromosome 9, mCynVol1.pri, whole genome shotgun sequence DNA encodes these proteins:
- the LOC134386453 gene encoding uncharacterized protein LOC134386453 → MGKQPARRDISPEGRANRLDAGITPSRRKKHQHLHGQQVAIIHCPGHQRGNNPVAAGNRRADEAAKQAALSVRVLAETIKLQEPIEPAQAKTRPGELTPDQGKEFIQRLHQLTHLGPEKLLQLASRTSLSIPNLRSTVQEVANRCPACAMTNAATTYRETGKRQRGDRPGVYWEVDFTEALEVVKTQIWDQIKEVYEPGAVAIPHPFQVGDQVLVRRHRTGSLEPRWKGPYLVLLTTPTAVKVDGIAAWVHASHLKPAPPSVPDESWELERTDNPLKLRIRRRRSKPTK, encoded by the exons atgggcaagcagcctgccagaagggacatcagcccagaaggccgagctaatcgccttgacgcaggcattacgcctagccgaaggaaaaaacatcaacatctacacggacagcaggtcgccattatccactgcccgggccaccagagaggaaataaccctgtggcggccgggaaccggagggccgacgaggctgcaaaacaagccgccctgtcggtcagggtgctagcagaaactataaagcttcaagagccaatcgagcctgctcaagctaagaccaggccaggagagctcactcctgaccagggaaaggaattcattcagcggttacaccagctaacacacttaggaccagaaaagctccttcaactggcaagccgcaccagcctctccatcccgaacctccggtccactgttcaagaagtcgccaatcggtgtccggcttgcgccatgactaatgcggctaccacctaccgagagaccggaaaaagacaacggggagatcgacccggcgtatactgggaagtagactttacagag gctttagaagttgtaaaaacccagatctgggaccagatcaaggaggtatacgagccaggtgccgtggccatccctcatccgttccaggtcggagaccaagtgcttgttaggcgccatcggaccggcagccttgagcctcggtggaaaggcccgtacctggtgctactgaccacaccaacagcggtaaaagtagacggcattgcagcctgggtacatgcttctcacctcaagcctgcgccaccctccgtaccagatgaatcctgggagctggagaggactgataatcctcttaagttgcgcattcggcggcggcggagcaagcctaccaagtaa